One window of the Deltaproteobacteria bacterium genome contains the following:
- a CDS encoding crotonase/enoyl-CoA hydratase family protein encodes MSYETLRTAKDEGVLTVTLNRPERLNAFTRQMMHDLLQLFDAVDADDEVRAVVVTGAGRGFCAGADLGGGGGTFDAGTAATAEVPRDGGGRVALRIFECRKPVIAAINGPAVGVGATMTLPMDVRIASEAARFGFVFCRRGIVPEAASSWFLPRVVGISRAMEWVATGRVFPAQEALAGGLVSRVVAPGELLPVAHGIAREIADHTSAVSVALARQMLWRMLGADHPMEAHRVDSQAIFAMGRSPDAYEGVQSFLEKRPARFSMKASRDMPAFFPWWKERPFRA; translated from the coding sequence GTGAGCTACGAGACGTTGCGGACCGCGAAGGACGAGGGCGTGCTGACCGTCACCTTGAACCGCCCGGAGCGCCTGAACGCCTTCACGAGGCAGATGATGCACGACCTGCTGCAGCTCTTCGACGCCGTCGACGCCGACGACGAGGTGCGCGCCGTGGTGGTGACGGGCGCGGGGCGCGGCTTCTGCGCGGGCGCCGACCTCGGTGGGGGCGGCGGCACCTTCGACGCGGGCACGGCCGCGACGGCCGAGGTGCCGCGCGACGGCGGCGGGCGCGTCGCCCTGCGCATCTTCGAGTGCCGCAAGCCGGTGATCGCCGCGATCAACGGACCGGCGGTGGGTGTCGGCGCGACCATGACCCTGCCGATGGACGTGCGCATCGCGAGCGAGGCGGCGCGCTTCGGATTCGTGTTCTGCCGGCGCGGCATCGTGCCCGAGGCGGCGAGCTCGTGGTTCCTGCCGCGCGTGGTCGGCATCTCGCGGGCGATGGAGTGGGTGGCGACCGGGCGCGTCTTCCCGGCCCAGGAGGCGCTCGCCGGCGGCCTGGTGTCGCGGGTGGTCGCGCCCGGCGAGCTGCTGCCCGTGGCGCACGGGATCGCGCGCGAGATCGCCGACCACACGAGCGCGGTGTCGGTGGCGCTGGCCCGGCAGATGCTGTGGCGGATGCTCGGCGCCGACCATCCGATGGAGGCGCACCGCGTCGACTCGCAGGCGATCTTCGCGATGGGCCGCTCGCCCGACGCCTACGAGGGCGTGCAGAGCTTCCTCGAGAAGCGCCCGGCGCGCTTCTCGATGAAGGCCTCCCGCGACATGCCGGCGTTCTTCCCGTGGTGGAAGGAGCGCCCCTTCCGCGCGTAG
- a CDS encoding prenyltransferase: MASAADTRSDAPARPLWKSWAEVLRTQNLAAMRAGGRPDLVSRWLLITRASVFPMTITSAVLGGLLAVAGPTPVDANGGFFALALLGLVLAHAANNMINDWFDLSGGVDSESYVRGQYAPHPILSGLISKPGLVTAIAVTNLLDLAILVYLYAQRGWPVIAFALAGLFISVFYVAPPLKLKHHGLGEPGVFLVWGPLMIGGTYFVTTGQIPAWVIAASLPYALLVTVVLFGKHIDKLEADSAKGIHTLPVLLGESQARWVAQALIVAYFAVVGVLVLAGTLGLWTLATFAALPRARQVIRTIGAPRPAAAPPGYPLWPLWYVAWAFLLTRLAGLLLALGLLVNAVHPVFL, from the coding sequence ATGGCGAGCGCCGCCGACACGCGCAGCGATGCCCCCGCCCGCCCGCTCTGGAAGAGCTGGGCCGAGGTGCTGCGGACCCAGAACCTGGCGGCGATGCGCGCCGGCGGGCGCCCCGACCTCGTCTCGCGCTGGCTCCTGATCACGCGCGCGAGTGTCTTCCCGATGACGATCACCTCGGCCGTGCTCGGTGGCCTGCTGGCCGTCGCGGGCCCCACGCCGGTGGACGCGAACGGGGGCTTCTTCGCGCTCGCCCTGCTCGGCCTCGTGCTCGCCCACGCCGCCAACAACATGATCAACGACTGGTTCGACCTCTCGGGCGGGGTGGACTCCGAGAGCTACGTGCGCGGCCAGTACGCGCCGCACCCGATCCTCTCCGGGTTGATCTCGAAGCCGGGCCTGGTCACGGCGATCGCGGTCACGAACCTGCTCGACCTCGCGATCCTCGTCTACCTCTACGCGCAGCGCGGCTGGCCGGTGATCGCCTTCGCGCTCGCGGGCCTCTTCATCAGCGTCTTCTACGTGGCGCCGCCGCTCAAGCTCAAGCACCACGGGCTCGGCGAGCCGGGCGTGTTCCTGGTCTGGGGACCGCTGATGATCGGCGGCACCTACTTCGTCACCACCGGACAGATCCCGGCCTGGGTGATCGCGGCGAGCCTCCCCTACGCGCTGCTGGTCACGGTCGTGCTGTTCGGCAAGCACATCGACAAGCTCGAGGCCGACTCCGCCAAGGGCATCCACACGCTGCCGGTGCTGCTCGGCGAGAGCCAGGCGCGCTGGGTGGCGCAGGCGCTGATCGTCGCGTACTTCGCCGTGGTCGGCGTGCTGGTCCTCGCCGGAACGCTCGGCCTCTGGACGCTCGCCACCTTCGCGGCCCTGCCGCGCGCGCGGCAGGTGATCCGGACGATCGGCGCGCCCCGCCCGGCGGCGGCGCCGCCCGGGTATCCCCTCTGGCCGCTCTGGTACGTGGCCTGGGCCTTCCTGCTGACGCGGCTCGCCGGCCTGCTGCTGGCCCTGGGCCTCCTCGTGAACGCGGTCCATCCGGTCTTCCTGTAG
- a CDS encoding carboxylesterase family protein, with amino-acid sequence MRAGARLETRSGWIEGAIEEPEAAGGRALRVFRGVPYARPPLGALRWAPPAREAAWRGVREALAFGPSAPQRPSVLMRMLGMEGGPGHDEDCLTLCVWTPARVEEGLDGGRRPVLVWLHGGAFTGGGCALPVYDGGALARRGDVVVVTIQYRLGALGWLVLPELLDAGEAGANFGLLDQIAALGWVREHAERLGGDPERVTVFGESAGAMSIGALLGAPAARGLFARAVLQSGAADNVTPRAGAERVAASFRAALGGGPRDLAALRALPAEAILGAQQRAADESWRHVEGLAFQPVCEEGAAAAVLPRPPLAAVAGGAAAGVAVLAGTNRDEWRLFALADPKLAGLDDGAFVRRVLRAPPRGVGDPHAFARRALAGYRAARPEAPPRELWLAFQTDRVFRIPALRLLAAQRPHEPQSFAYLFTWASPALDGRLGACHALEVPFVFGRVDGPRAAPLVGAGPEARRLSERMMDAWLAFARDGDPGWPAWDDAKRATMVLGRESALAWDPDGAERRIWEPVTG; translated from the coding sequence ATGCGCGCCGGCGCACGGCTCGAGACGCGGAGCGGCTGGATCGAAGGCGCGATCGAGGAGCCGGAGGCCGCGGGCGGCCGAGCGCTGCGCGTCTTCCGCGGCGTGCCCTACGCGCGCCCGCCGCTCGGCGCGCTGCGCTGGGCGCCACCCGCACGCGAGGCCGCCTGGCGCGGCGTGCGCGAGGCGCTGGCCTTCGGTCCGAGCGCACCGCAGCGCCCGAGCGTGCTGATGCGCATGCTCGGGATGGAGGGCGGTCCCGGGCACGACGAGGATTGCCTCACGCTCTGCGTCTGGACCCCGGCGCGGGTCGAGGAGGGGCTGGACGGCGGGCGCCGCCCGGTTCTGGTGTGGCTCCACGGGGGCGCCTTCACGGGGGGAGGCTGCGCGCTGCCGGTCTACGACGGCGGCGCGCTCGCGCGCCGCGGCGACGTGGTCGTGGTGACGATCCAGTACCGGCTCGGCGCGCTCGGCTGGCTCGTGCTCCCGGAGCTGCTCGATGCGGGTGAGGCCGGCGCGAACTTCGGGCTGCTCGACCAGATCGCGGCGCTCGGCTGGGTGCGCGAGCACGCCGAGCGCCTGGGCGGTGACCCCGAGCGCGTCACGGTGTTCGGGGAGTCGGCCGGCGCGATGTCGATCGGTGCCCTGCTCGGCGCGCCCGCTGCGCGAGGGCTCTTCGCGCGCGCGGTCCTCCAGAGCGGCGCGGCCGACAACGTGACCCCGCGCGCGGGCGCCGAGCGCGTCGCCGCGAGCTTCCGCGCCGCACTCGGTGGGGGCCCCCGGGATCTCGCCGCCCTGCGCGCGCTGCCGGCCGAGGCGATCCTCGGCGCGCAGCAGCGCGCCGCCGACGAGAGCTGGCGCCACGTCGAAGGCCTCGCCTTCCAGCCGGTCTGCGAGGAGGGCGCGGCGGCCGCGGTGCTCCCCCGCCCGCCGCTCGCCGCGGTCGCCGGCGGCGCGGCGGCCGGCGTGGCGGTCCTCGCCGGCACCAACCGCGACGAGTGGAGGCTCTTCGCGCTCGCGGACCCCAAGCTCGCCGGGCTCGACGACGGGGCCTTCGTGCGCCGCGTCCTGCGCGCACCGCCGCGCGGCGTCGGCGATCCGCACGCCTTCGCCCGGCGCGCGCTCGCGGGCTATCGCGCGGCGCGCCCCGAGGCGCCGCCCCGCGAGCTCTGGCTCGCCTTCCAGACCGACCGCGTCTTCCGGATCCCGGCGCTCCGCCTGCTGGCAGCGCAGCGCCCGCACGAGCCGCAGTCCTTCGCGTATCTCTTCACGTGGGCCTCGCCCGCGCTCGACGGCAGGCTCGGCGCCTGTCACGCGCTCGAGGTGCCGTTCGTCTTCGGCCGGGTCGACGGTCCGCGCGCCGCGCCGCTCGTCGGCGCAGGCCCCGAGGCGCGGCGCCTGTCCGAGCGCATGATGGACGCCTGGCTCGCCTTCGCCCGCGACGGCGACCCGGGCTGGCCCGCCTGGGACGACGCCAAGCGCGCGACCATGGTGCTCGGGCGCGAGAGTGCGCTCGCGTGGGACCCGGACGGGGCCGAGCGGCGCATCTGGGAGCCCGTGACGGGCTAG
- a CDS encoding GMC family oxidoreductase, protein MRVFADYTGPVADRCDVVVVGSGPCGAVAAYELAAAGRDVVLLEEGPPFTPADFELDGARSMARTMREGGLRFTSGYVMPTMQAIALGGGSLVNSAICGRCPDFRLAEWAEAAALERTARSDLDPHYDAIAAFLGIAPTPDEVQGRRNLLFRDGCQALGWDNEPCARNVVGCRGSGECFTGCRARAKQSMDISYVPAAIRAGARVYTSVQVQRVLAAGRRAGGVEGRVAAPFTGAPGPSFRIEAKAVVLAAGVLATPLLLRRSGDLANRSKQVGENLQFHPGTSVMGVFPEPVEPVFGATQGYQSLHFLREGFKLETLWAPPGVLAVRLPGSGLELEQKLLDMRRAAVWDCIASCKRSRGRVRERGRSLQPAVHWRFHPDDARTLGRAVWALAQIFFAAGAERILPGVAGLPDELGSLEAARVLERQPPRAADLVVASTHAFGTTRMHGDPARGVVDEDLKAHDLDNLYVVDTGVFPGSPAVNPMFTGMALARRSALALAARI, encoded by the coding sequence GTGCGCGTCTTCGCCGACTACACGGGTCCCGTGGCCGATCGCTGCGACGTGGTGGTCGTGGGCTCCGGGCCCTGCGGCGCGGTCGCCGCCTACGAGCTGGCCGCCGCCGGCCGCGACGTGGTGCTGCTCGAGGAGGGCCCTCCCTTCACGCCCGCCGACTTCGAGCTCGACGGCGCGCGCTCGATGGCGCGGACCATGCGCGAGGGCGGCCTGCGCTTCACCTCCGGCTACGTGATGCCGACCATGCAGGCGATCGCGCTGGGTGGGGGCTCGCTCGTGAACTCCGCGATCTGCGGGCGCTGCCCCGACTTCCGGCTCGCCGAGTGGGCCGAGGCGGCGGCGCTCGAGCGCACGGCGCGCAGCGATCTCGACCCCCACTACGACGCGATTGCGGCCTTCCTCGGCATCGCGCCGACGCCGGACGAGGTGCAGGGGCGGCGCAACCTGCTGTTCCGGGACGGCTGCCAGGCGCTCGGCTGGGACAACGAGCCGTGCGCGCGCAACGTGGTCGGCTGCCGCGGCAGCGGCGAGTGCTTCACCGGCTGCCGCGCGCGCGCCAAGCAGTCGATGGACATCTCCTACGTGCCGGCGGCGATCCGGGCCGGGGCGCGCGTCTACACCTCCGTGCAGGTGCAGCGCGTGCTCGCGGCGGGCCGCCGCGCCGGCGGCGTCGAGGGCCGCGTGGCCGCGCCCTTCACCGGCGCGCCCGGACCGTCGTTCCGCATCGAGGCGAAGGCGGTGGTGCTGGCGGCGGGCGTGCTCGCGACGCCGCTCCTGCTGCGGCGCAGCGGGGACCTCGCGAACCGCTCGAAGCAGGTCGGCGAGAACCTCCAGTTCCATCCCGGGACTTCGGTGATGGGCGTCTTCCCGGAGCCCGTGGAGCCCGTCTTCGGGGCGACCCAGGGCTACCAGTCGCTGCACTTCCTGCGCGAGGGCTTCAAGCTCGAGACGCTGTGGGCGCCGCCGGGCGTGCTGGCGGTGCGCCTGCCGGGGAGCGGGCTCGAGCTCGAGCAGAAGCTCCTCGACATGCGGCGCGCGGCGGTCTGGGACTGCATCGCGAGCTGCAAGCGCTCGCGCGGGCGGGTGCGCGAGCGGGGGCGCTCGCTCCAGCCCGCCGTCCACTGGCGCTTCCATCCCGACGACGCGCGCACGCTCGGCCGCGCCGTGTGGGCGCTCGCGCAGATCTTCTTCGCCGCCGGCGCCGAGCGCATCCTGCCCGGCGTCGCAGGCCTGCCCGACGAGCTCGGGTCGCTCGAGGCGGCGCGCGTGCTCGAGCGCCAGCCGCCGCGGGCCGCCGACCTGGTGGTGGCGTCGACCCATGCCTTCGGGACCACGCGCATGCACGGCGACCCCGCCCGCGGCGTCGTCGACGAGGACCTGAAGGCGCACGACCTCGACAACCTCTACGTGGTCGACACGGGGGTGTTCCCCGGCTCGCCGGCGGTGAACCCGATGTTCACCGGGATGGCGCTCGCGCGGCGTTCGGCGCTCGCCCTGGCGGCACGGATCTGA
- a CDS encoding SCO family protein — protein sequence MFSVLLDPDLEDDVKLHDPRPALPAARRLPVAMLCLSLATGAAGCRREQGGPGVYDAHGVVESVDHEYGQVVIHHDDIPGLMPEMTMSFDVPDRALLELLEPRQVVDFQLEFTGKAYNVVAVTPRGTAPDTGHDAASLDDVTPQGDPAPPFRLTDQDGNPLALSDLRGKAVLLDFIYTSCPGPCPILTGLHVEVQRALAPALRDRVRLVSISLDPLRDTPAVLREYARKRGADTANWSFLTGTQGEVEAVLKAYGVGSARQPDGTIGHLVVTFLIDGEGRIVERFVGLEGHDPKQVRAALERVAGARPPAG from the coding sequence ATGTTCTCCGTCCTCCTGGATCCGGATCTGGAGGACGACGTGAAGCTCCACGACCCGAGGCCGGCGCTCCCCGCCGCGCGCCGCCTCCCCGTCGCGATGCTGTGTCTATCGCTTGCGACGGGTGCCGCCGGCTGCCGCCGCGAGCAGGGCGGCCCGGGCGTCTACGACGCCCATGGCGTCGTGGAGTCGGTCGACCACGAGTACGGCCAGGTCGTGATCCACCACGACGACATCCCGGGCCTGATGCCCGAGATGACGATGAGCTTCGACGTGCCGGACCGGGCCCTGCTCGAGCTGCTCGAGCCGCGCCAGGTCGTGGACTTCCAGCTCGAGTTCACGGGCAAGGCCTACAACGTGGTGGCGGTGACGCCGCGCGGCACCGCTCCGGACACGGGGCACGACGCCGCGTCGCTCGACGACGTCACGCCGCAGGGAGACCCGGCGCCTCCCTTCCGGCTCACCGACCAGGACGGCAACCCGCTCGCGCTCTCCGACCTGCGCGGCAAGGCCGTGCTGCTCGATTTCATCTACACGAGCTGCCCCGGTCCGTGTCCGATCCTGACGGGCCTGCACGTCGAGGTGCAACGGGCGCTCGCGCCGGCCCTGCGCGATCGCGTGCGGCTCGTCTCGATCTCGCTCGACCCGCTCCGCGACACGCCCGCCGTCCTGCGCGAGTACGCGCGCAAGCGCGGCGCCGACACCGCCAACTGGTCGTTCCTGACCGGCACGCAGGGGGAGGTAGAGGCCGTGCTGAAGGCCTACGGGGTCGGCTCGGCCCGCCAGCCCGACGGCACGATCGGCCACCTGGTCGTCACCTTCCTGATCGACGGCGAGGGACGCATCGTCGAGCGCTTCGTCGGGCTCGAGGGCCACGATCCGAAGCAGGTGCGCGCCGCGCTCGAGCGGGTGGCGGGCGCGCGCCCGCCGGCCGGCTGA
- the sulP gene encoding sulfate permease produces the protein MAIRYAPGHVSRLEPKLVTALREGYPLERFGRDVVAGVVVGVVALPLAIAFGIASGVKPEQGLYTAIVAGFLISALGGSRVQIGGPTGAFIVLVYQIVQNHGYEGLAIATLMAGLILVAMGFARLGTVIQFVPYPVTVGFTSGIALLIAMSQGRDLLGLRMASVPAGFLEKIAAFAAHAATWNPWALAIGLGSAAVIWWWPRISLRVPGPLVALLAATAAVALLDLPVETIGSRFGSVPTTLPAPRMPLVEWSELRELVQPAIAIALLAAIESLLSAVVADGMLETRHRPNMELVAQGIANLASPLFGGIPATGAIARTATNVKAGGRTPVAGMVHALVLLAILLFFGEQAARIPMASLAGILLVVAWNMGEWEHFLHLFRSPRSDVAVLLTTFLLTVLVDLTVALQAGIVLAALLFLRRMATTSEAGYVTGSLAETEDPEDPLAISRREVPPGVEVFEVKGALFFGAATKFRDALGSVEASPRVLILRLRHVLSVDATGLRAVEVLLDECRRKGTALVLSGVHAQPLVALERSGLLARIGAENAHPDIDAALGRAREILGIPATGR, from the coding sequence TTGGCGATCCGCTACGCGCCCGGGCACGTCTCGCGCCTCGAGCCCAAGCTCGTGACGGCGCTCCGCGAGGGCTACCCGCTCGAGCGCTTCGGGCGCGACGTGGTGGCCGGCGTGGTGGTCGGCGTCGTCGCGCTCCCGCTCGCGATCGCGTTCGGGATCGCTTCGGGCGTGAAGCCCGAGCAGGGGCTCTACACCGCGATCGTGGCCGGCTTCCTGATCTCGGCGCTCGGCGGCTCGCGGGTCCAGATCGGAGGGCCGACCGGCGCCTTCATCGTGCTCGTCTACCAGATCGTGCAGAACCACGGCTACGAGGGCCTCGCGATCGCGACCCTGATGGCGGGGCTGATCCTGGTGGCGATGGGCTTTGCGCGGCTGGGGACGGTGATCCAGTTCGTGCCGTACCCGGTGACGGTGGGATTCACGTCGGGGATCGCGCTGCTCATCGCGATGTCCCAGGGACGCGACCTGCTGGGGCTGCGCATGGCCTCCGTGCCGGCCGGCTTCCTCGAGAAGATCGCGGCCTTCGCCGCCCACGCCGCCACCTGGAATCCATGGGCCCTGGCGATCGGGCTCGGCAGCGCGGCGGTCATCTGGTGGTGGCCGCGCATCTCGCTGCGCGTCCCGGGCCCGCTCGTCGCGCTGCTGGCCGCCACCGCCGCGGTAGCGCTGCTGGACCTGCCCGTGGAGACGATCGGCAGCCGCTTCGGCAGCGTCCCGACCACCCTGCCGGCCCCGCGCATGCCGCTCGTCGAGTGGAGCGAGCTGCGCGAACTGGTGCAGCCGGCGATCGCGATCGCGCTGCTGGCCGCGATCGAGTCGCTGCTCTCGGCCGTCGTCGCCGACGGCATGCTCGAGACGCGCCACCGCCCGAACATGGAGCTGGTGGCGCAGGGGATCGCGAACCTGGCCTCGCCGCTCTTCGGCGGGATCCCGGCCACCGGCGCGATCGCGCGCACCGCCACCAACGTGAAGGCGGGCGGGCGCACGCCGGTGGCGGGCATGGTCCACGCGCTCGTGCTGCTCGCGATCCTGCTCTTCTTCGGCGAGCAGGCCGCGCGCATCCCGATGGCGTCGCTCGCCGGCATCCTGCTGGTCGTGGCCTGGAACATGGGCGAGTGGGAGCACTTCCTGCACCTGTTCCGCAGCCCGCGCAGCGACGTGGCGGTGCTGCTCACCACCTTCCTGCTCACCGTGCTCGTGGACCTCACCGTGGCCCTGCAGGCGGGCATCGTGCTGGCGGCCCTGCTCTTCCTGCGCCGGATGGCCACCACGAGCGAGGCCGGCTACGTGACGGGCTCGCTCGCCGAGACCGAGGACCCCGAGGACCCGCTCGCGATCTCGCGCCGCGAGGTGCCGCCCGGGGTCGAGGTCTTCGAGGTCAAGGGGGCGCTCTTCTTCGGCGCGGCCACGAAGTTCCGCGACGCGCTCGGCTCCGTCGAGGCGTCGCCGCGGGTCCTGATCCTGCGCCTGCGCCACGTGCTCAGCGTCGACGCCACCGGCCTGCGGGCGGTCGAGGTGCTGCTCGACGAATGCCGGCGCAAGGGCACGGCGCTCGTGCTCTCGGGCGTCCACGCACAGCCGTTGGTGGCGCTCGAGCGCAGCGGCCTGCTCGCGCGGATCGGGGCCGAGAACGCGCACCCCGACATCGACGCGGCGCTCGGCCGCGCGCGCGAGATCCTGGGCATCCCGGCCACGGGCCGCTAG
- the htpX gene encoding protease HtpX, with protein MKRVLLFLLTNIAVLLVLSLTLRLLGFEGFLAQNGVDLALPQLLLFAAVFGMGGSFVSLAMSKWIAKRATGAQVITDPRSPAEQWLVETVRQQAQAAGIGMPEVAIFPAAEPNAFATGARRDAALVAVSTGLLERMDRAEVEAVLGHEVSHVANGDMVTLALIQGVVNTFVLFLSRVIGHVVDRAVFRTEEGHGPGFWIVTIVAQLLLGILASIVVFWFSRRREFRADAGGARLAGAPSMIAALERLRAVAGGPETMPDSLRAFGIRGGRRPGWMRLFASHPPLEERIAALRRTAA; from the coding sequence ATGAAGCGCGTCCTGCTCTTCCTGCTCACCAACATCGCCGTCCTGCTGGTGCTCTCGCTCACCCTCCGACTGCTCGGCTTCGAGGGCTTCCTCGCCCAGAACGGGGTCGACCTGGCGCTGCCCCAGCTGCTGCTCTTCGCGGCCGTCTTCGGGATGGGCGGTTCGTTCGTCTCGCTCGCGATGTCGAAATGGATCGCCAAGCGCGCGACCGGCGCGCAGGTGATCACCGATCCGCGGAGTCCCGCCGAGCAGTGGCTCGTCGAGACCGTCCGCCAGCAGGCGCAGGCCGCCGGCATCGGCATGCCGGAGGTGGCGATCTTCCCGGCCGCCGAGCCCAACGCCTTCGCGACGGGGGCCCGCCGCGACGCGGCGCTGGTCGCGGTCAGCACGGGCCTGCTCGAGCGCATGGACCGCGCCGAGGTCGAGGCCGTCCTCGGCCACGAGGTCAGCCACGTCGCCAACGGCGACATGGTCACGCTCGCCCTGATCCAGGGCGTCGTGAACACCTTCGTGCTGTTCCTCTCGCGCGTGATCGGCCACGTCGTCGACCGGGCGGTCTTCCGGACCGAGGAGGGCCACGGTCCCGGCTTCTGGATCGTCACGATCGTCGCCCAGCTGCTGCTCGGGATCCTCGCCAGCATCGTGGTGTTCTGGTTCTCGCGGCGCCGCGAGTTCCGAGCCGACGCGGGTGGCGCGCGCCTGGCGGGCGCGCCCAGCATGATCGCCGCGCTCGAGCGCCTGCGCGCGGTCGCGGGCGGCCCCGAGACGATGCCCGACTCGCTGCGCGCGTTCGGGATCCGGGGCGGGCGCCGGCCCGGGTGGATGCGGCTCTTCGCGAGCCATCCGCCGCTCGAGGAGCGCATCGCCGCGCTGCGTCGCACCGCGGCGTAG
- a CDS encoding alkaline phosphatase D family protein, producing the protein MGSIRVARATLAHAAGLTALALVAACARATGPGEHVDPRPTHGVAVGAAGARRAVVWSRTDRPARLHLVVERLDRETPVVVHEAQIPVDAESDFAGRIVVDGLQPGTAYRAIVRFRDAQEQVGSPAAASFRTAPAPDEPRPVRVAWSGDLGGQGACRDARAGYPILAHVFAERPDLFVALGDMIYADDVCHAIGLYGNPQVPGEFGPAVDLDGFRAHWRYNREDPGLRVLLATTPSVAVWDDHEIVNDAGPHHDARSEPPYRAGVPLLPLARRAFVEWNPLDDTERLQRRLRWGRHLELFVLDTRSYRDPNGMPDTGAVPKTLLGTRQRRWLEHALPGSDATWKVVVSSVPLAIPTGSIESGRDGWADQGTDGGFERELIAILRWFERAGVRNLLWLSAGTHFAAAFRYAPFADAPGFRFYELAAGPLHAGLFPTPTVDPTLRPERLLYYAPADAGAVTTLAEAERWFSFGVLDVAADGALTARVVNGRGEEVFRLTLPAE; encoded by the coding sequence ATGGGTTCCATCCGAGTCGCCCGCGCGACACTCGCGCACGCCGCAGGCCTCACCGCCCTGGCACTGGTCGCTGCCTGTGCGCGAGCGACGGGGCCCGGCGAGCACGTCGATCCGCGCCCGACCCACGGCGTCGCGGTCGGCGCAGCGGGCGCCCGGCGCGCCGTGGTCTGGTCGCGCACGGACCGGCCCGCGCGCCTGCACCTGGTCGTCGAACGCCTGGACCGCGAGACGCCCGTCGTCGTCCACGAGGCCCAGATCCCCGTAGACGCCGAGAGCGACTTCGCAGGCCGGATCGTGGTCGACGGCCTGCAGCCCGGGACGGCGTACCGGGCCATCGTGCGCTTCCGCGATGCGCAGGAGCAGGTCGGCTCGCCGGCCGCCGCGTCGTTCCGCACCGCACCGGCGCCGGACGAGCCGAGGCCGGTGCGCGTCGCCTGGAGCGGCGACCTCGGTGGACAGGGCGCCTGCCGCGACGCCCGCGCGGGCTACCCGATCCTCGCCCACGTGTTCGCCGAGCGCCCCGATCTCTTCGTCGCGCTCGGCGACATGATCTACGCCGACGACGTCTGCCACGCGATCGGCCTCTACGGCAATCCCCAGGTGCCGGGCGAGTTCGGGCCGGCGGTGGACCTCGACGGCTTCCGTGCCCACTGGCGCTACAACCGCGAGGACCCGGGCCTGCGCGTCCTGCTCGCGACGACGCCCAGCGTCGCCGTCTGGGACGATCACGAGATCGTGAACGACGCCGGCCCCCATCACGACGCCCGCTCCGAGCCGCCCTACCGCGCCGGCGTACCGCTGCTGCCGCTCGCGCGCCGGGCCTTCGTCGAGTGGAACCCGCTCGACGACACCGAGCGGCTGCAGCGGCGGCTGCGCTGGGGCCGCCACCTCGAGCTCTTCGTGCTCGACACGCGTTCGTACCGGGACCCGAACGGCATGCCCGACACCGGAGCGGTTCCGAAGACCCTGCTCGGTACCAGGCAGCGCCGCTGGCTCGAACACGCCCTGCCCGGCTCCGACGCCACCTGGAAGGTCGTGGTATCGAGTGTCCCGCTCGCGATCCCGACCGGCTCGATCGAGAGCGGCCGCGACGGCTGGGCCGACCAGGGCACCGACGGCGGCTTCGAGCGCGAGCTGATCGCGATCCTCCGCTGGTTCGAGCGCGCCGGCGTCCGCAACCTGCTCTGGCTCAGCGCCGGCACGCACTTCGCCGCCGCCTTCCGCTACGCGCCCTTCGCCGACGCACCCGGCTTCCGCTTCTACGAGCTCGCCGCCGGGCCGCTCCATGCGGGTCTCTTCCCGACTCCCACCGTCGATCCGACGCTCCGTCCCGAGCGCCTGCTCTACTACGCGCCCGCCGACGCGGGCGCCGTCACCACGCTGGCCGAGGCCGAACGCTGGTTCAGCTTCGGAGTGCTCGACGTGGCGGCCGACGGTGCGCTCACGGCGCGGGTCGTGAACGGGCGCGGGGAAGAGGTGTTCCGGTTGACGCTCCCGGCGGAGTAG